Proteins found in one Paenibacillus borealis genomic segment:
- a CDS encoding response regulator transcription factor, with protein MFKVFLVDDEELVVKSLIASVDWSGNGFEIAGYALGGAEAYEAIERLKPDVVFTDIRMPGMSGLELIKNLQNTTSKPLVIVVSGYAEFALAQKAINYGAFGYCLKPFDESEIAVFLKKAKTVLEGREITAEGRILDYIAEGTSEADTYLDNALKSLGVDIRSAGGIKAIVSVGRSKLMFSGWSGCVTLRIGFGKYAYLVQQLNGESLCFDLENAAGDEIKGIGISGGIRRAGEIRKALQEAEIKAYRFFTAGEPCLLTDESVNFNEKEHAMKDMEEAIVSNDRDALSACLDEMEGLFAEGKLYIKHAVIVYNQTMLFAGRSEGGPHEDFIYSFDQLCGLFDTVFEMLVFLKELLAEKLKTHTEFKRLHGRNRTFNTILDYVNKHYNEDISIPALSAQLNVNGNYISQLFKKEVGTTFTQYLYNLRINYACKLLSTTDLPINEIAERTGYSDYFYFSRIFKRVKGITPSAYRAEHT; from the coding sequence ATGTTTAAGGTATTTCTAGTGGACGATGAGGAATTAGTGGTCAAAAGCCTGATCGCGAGCGTGGACTGGAGCGGGAACGGGTTCGAAATTGCCGGCTACGCACTGGGCGGAGCGGAAGCTTATGAGGCAATTGAGAGATTGAAGCCGGATGTCGTATTCACGGATATCCGCATGCCAGGTATGAGCGGTCTGGAATTAATCAAAAACTTGCAGAATACAACGTCCAAACCGCTCGTTATTGTTGTAAGCGGCTATGCCGAATTTGCACTTGCCCAAAAAGCAATTAATTACGGAGCCTTTGGCTATTGCTTGAAGCCCTTTGATGAATCCGAAATCGCAGTTTTTTTGAAAAAGGCCAAGACGGTTCTGGAAGGACGGGAAATCACTGCCGAAGGCCGAATTCTTGATTATATCGCTGAAGGCACCAGTGAAGCCGACACATATTTGGACAATGCGCTAAAATCACTCGGAGTAGACATCCGCTCAGCCGGTGGCATTAAAGCTATTGTGTCTGTAGGGAGAAGCAAGCTGATGTTCTCCGGCTGGAGCGGCTGTGTCACCCTGCGTATTGGATTCGGCAAATATGCGTACCTTGTTCAGCAGCTGAACGGGGAGTCACTGTGCTTTGATCTGGAGAACGCCGCGGGGGACGAAATCAAGGGCATAGGAATCAGTGGAGGGATCCGCAGGGCCGGAGAAATCCGCAAAGCGCTGCAGGAGGCTGAGATCAAAGCCTACCGCTTCTTTACAGCAGGAGAGCCATGCTTGCTGACCGATGAGAGTGTGAATTTTAACGAGAAAGAACACGCCATGAAAGACATGGAGGAGGCGATCGTGAGTAATGACAGAGATGCTCTGTCTGCCTGTCTGGATGAGATGGAAGGGCTGTTTGCGGAAGGGAAGCTGTACATCAAGCATGCAGTCATTGTGTATAACCAGACTATGCTGTTCGCGGGGCGAAGCGAGGGTGGGCCGCATGAGGATTTTATTTATTCTTTTGACCAGCTTTGCGGGTTGTTCGATACGGTCTTTGAAATGCTGGTCTTTCTAAAGGAACTGCTGGCAGAAAAGCTGAAGACGCATACGGAATTCAAACGTCTGCATGGGCGGAACCGGACGTTTAATACGATCCTTGATTACGTCAATAAGCATTATAATGAAGATATTTCTATTCCGGCTCTATCCGCACAACTAAATGTAAACGGCAATTACATCAGCCAGCTTTTCAAGAAGGAAGTCGGAACCACATTTACACAGTATCTATACAATCTGAGGATAAACTATGCCTGCAAGCTGCTCTCGACAACGGATCTGCCCATTAATGAAATCGCCGAGCGAACCGGCTATTCCGATTATTTCTATTTTAGCCGGATATTCAAACGTGTGAAGGGCATTACACCAAGTGCCTACCGTGCCGAGCATACCTGA
- a CDS encoding sensor histidine kinase: MAYFKKMPIGIQLSLLVAFIIVVVLFIIFTSYSKSTNVVEKKNSEYFTEMISQMNQTVSSNTDAVKRIIQNIAYNSTFVQEYLTETDPIDKYEDYLQLKGYISDMMNMKDGILDIALVGREGMKFNISGDISNLLPFVEEVPDKQLYYFTGITTLPFNNVSKNVFIAGCPIYSITNFEDDKKIGTLMLVLDAKAILGSPEKSIRLTGSKIYALDRNDKVFFTNDAQLDTGSPYKESLSQEKDRDYLVQTGAVPDIDGRIVFKLPKSELLSGIEDVRKQSVIIFFVALLLLAFPFFIVISNIIRPLKKLVQFMSDFKLGRPSNLSRRIILKGYAEISIMAKNFNRMLDELDLLTRQLVDSNTRLYKAELVKKQSELAFLQSQVNPHFLYNTLESIKGIAVEEGSDKIFNMAKALGFVFRYSIKGKDMVPLREELTMVKSYLYIQQIRFGSRFKTEIHFSEDILECQVPKMILQPLVENAIFHGIEPQSGSGMLELRGERTGNTILLSIKDNGPGIDEEKLHSIQEMLSAQEGLESNTASIGLQNVNNRVKLNYGDEYGIMIRSEQSEGTEVVITIPLEECK; this comes from the coding sequence ATGGCTTATTTCAAAAAAATGCCGATTGGTATACAGCTCTCTCTGCTGGTTGCCTTTATTATTGTGGTGGTGCTCTTTATTATCTTTACCAGCTACAGCAAATCCACCAATGTCGTAGAGAAGAAGAACAGCGAGTATTTCACCGAGATGATCTCGCAGATGAACCAGACTGTGTCTTCCAACACTGATGCAGTCAAGCGGATCATTCAGAATATTGCCTACAATTCAACATTTGTACAAGAATATTTAACGGAGACCGATCCTATAGACAAGTACGAGGACTATCTGCAATTAAAAGGCTATATCTCAGACATGATGAATATGAAGGATGGGATATTGGATATCGCTTTAGTAGGCAGAGAGGGCATGAAATTCAATATCAGCGGAGATATCAGCAATCTGCTGCCCTTTGTGGAGGAAGTACCAGACAAGCAGCTGTACTATTTTACCGGAATTACCACTCTTCCATTTAATAACGTGAGCAAAAATGTGTTTATCGCAGGCTGTCCGATCTATTCCATCACCAACTTTGAGGATGATAAAAAAATTGGCACGCTGATGCTTGTGCTGGATGCCAAAGCAATACTGGGCTCGCCTGAGAAGTCCATACGTCTGACCGGAAGTAAAATCTATGCGCTGGACCGTAACGATAAGGTGTTTTTTACCAATGATGCTCAGCTGGATACAGGAAGTCCTTACAAGGAAAGCTTATCGCAAGAAAAAGATAGGGATTATCTGGTTCAAACAGGTGCGGTGCCCGATATTGATGGAAGAATCGTCTTCAAGCTGCCCAAAAGCGAACTGTTGAGTGGAATTGAGGATGTACGCAAGCAATCAGTTATCATCTTCTTCGTTGCGCTGCTTTTGCTGGCTTTTCCTTTCTTCATCGTCATTAGCAATATTATACGTCCGCTGAAGAAGCTGGTGCAGTTCATGAGTGATTTCAAATTAGGCAGGCCTAGTAACTTAAGCCGTCGGATTATCCTGAAGGGTTATGCGGAAATCAGCATTATGGCCAAGAATTTTAACCGGATGCTGGATGAGCTGGATCTCCTGACAAGGCAGCTTGTAGACAGTAACACCAGACTGTATAAAGCGGAGCTGGTAAAAAAACAGTCCGAATTGGCCTTTTTGCAAAGTCAGGTCAATCCCCATTTTTTGTATAATACGTTGGAATCCATCAAGGGGATTGCAGTGGAGGAAGGCTCGGACAAAATATTTAATATGGCTAAGGCGCTCGGGTTTGTCTTCCGTTACAGCATAAAAGGCAAGGATATGGTCCCTCTCCGGGAAGAGTTGACGATGGTCAAAAGTTACCTGTACATTCAACAGATCCGCTTTGGAAGCCGTTTTAAAACAGAAATTCACTTTTCCGAGGATATATTGGAATGTCAGGTTCCAAAGATGATTCTTCAGCCTCTCGTTGAAAATGCGATTTTTCACGGGATTGAACCACAGAGCGGCTCGGGAATGTTGGAATTGCGCGGGGAGCGCACCGGGAATACGATTCTTCTGTCGATTAAAGACAACGGTCCGGGGATCGATGAAGAGAAGCTGCATTCGATTCAGGAAATGCTGTCAGCGCAGGAAGGACTGGAGAGCAATACAGCCAGTATCGGTCTGCAGAATGTCAATAACAGGGTCAAGCTAAACTATGGAGACGAATATGGTATTATGATCAGAAGTGAACAGAGTGAAGGAACTGAGGTTGTCATCACGATTCCGCTGGAGGAGTGCAAATAA
- a CDS encoding beta-galactosidase encodes MTTPPQGGSVYFESDNAGRSVWTDFDFVTAEVFHESHDVLVLLFTFHDQENRSITFHLGVLPNVKTVICLPLSHLNGEKLFLDRYPGIMQSVMRGDTYVDRSSINRMTIATIPSITDRRIEFAGLSLTRSIPLFDYDPMPYINELGQLASKDWIGKMEDPQQMVRKLTEERLLAGVADSRGSEYGRYGGWKRMEFAATGFFRTEHDGSRWWFVDPDGYALFSTGMDCIAPASPMRVSGMEHLTPQLPGSDGLYQEAWSQGGREFSFEIANLIRSFGSQWRQTWQQLTECRLIKWGFNTIGNWSDSDFIRNSKLPYVYPLESFPVTELTIFRDFPDVFSPEYERSAESFADQLRVLREDRRMVGYFMRNEPHWAFVDSLNLTHQMLQSPVRYASKERFVQWLEDRYRTVQSLNKAWGSSYKSLESLYLAETAVEHRSSAREADYAEFNRILIRRYVEVPARLCKLADPDHLNLGMRYAWVGSDDMLEGCEWFDVFSLNCYQFSPDREQIEHISKVLNKPVMIGEYHFGAADAGMLAYGIRAVGTQEERGQAYRYYVEQAAAIPELIGVHYFQWNDQPVLGRFDGENYQIGVVDVCNQPYQPFVEGVKQAHSNMYEVRTGQAEPYDVLPIEIPKTGF; translated from the coding sequence ATGACAACACCGCCGCAAGGTGGAAGTGTATACTTTGAATCTGACAATGCTGGCCGCTCAGTATGGACTGATTTCGATTTTGTGACGGCCGAGGTTTTTCATGAGTCACATGATGTGCTTGTCCTGCTGTTTACTTTTCATGACCAGGAGAACCGGTCGATTACGTTCCATTTGGGAGTCCTGCCAAATGTCAAAACTGTTATATGCCTGCCGCTCAGCCATCTGAACGGGGAGAAGCTGTTCCTCGACCGTTATCCCGGCATCATGCAGTCTGTGATGCGGGGAGATACCTATGTTGACCGGAGCAGCATTAATCGAATGACGATCGCCACCATCCCTTCCATTACAGATAGAAGAATAGAATTTGCCGGGTTATCCTTGACCAGAAGCATTCCTCTATTTGATTATGACCCTATGCCTTATATCAATGAGCTGGGCCAACTGGCTAGCAAAGACTGGATAGGCAAAATGGAAGATCCGCAGCAAATGGTGCGGAAGCTTACGGAAGAGCGACTGCTTGCCGGAGTAGCGGATTCCCGCGGCAGCGAATATGGCCGGTATGGCGGGTGGAAACGGATGGAATTTGCTGCCACAGGCTTTTTCCGCACAGAGCATGACGGCAGCCGCTGGTGGTTTGTCGATCCCGACGGCTATGCCCTGTTCAGCACGGGCATGGACTGTATCGCTCCTGCTTCTCCTATGCGGGTATCGGGTATGGAGCATTTGACTCCGCAGCTGCCCGGCAGCGATGGACTATACCAAGAGGCCTGGTCACAGGGAGGGCGGGAATTCAGCTTCGAAATTGCCAATCTGATCCGCTCCTTTGGCAGCCAGTGGCGTCAGACTTGGCAGCAGTTAACCGAATGCAGGTTGATTAAATGGGGTTTCAACACAATTGGGAACTGGTCCGATTCTGACTTTATTCGTAATTCCAAGCTGCCGTATGTCTATCCGCTGGAGAGTTTCCCGGTCACAGAGCTGACCATTTTCCGTGATTTCCCGGATGTGTTCAGTCCGGAATATGAACGGAGTGCCGAAAGCTTCGCAGACCAGCTTCGTGTACTGCGTGAGGACCGGAGAATGGTCGGCTATTTCATGCGCAATGAGCCGCATTGGGCATTCGTCGACAGTCTGAATCTGACGCATCAAATGCTGCAGTCACCGGTCCGTTATGCCAGCAAAGAAAGATTCGTCCAGTGGCTGGAGGATAGGTATAGAACGGTGCAGTCTTTGAACAAAGCCTGGGGAAGTTCATATAAGAGCTTGGAGAGTCTGTATTTGGCGGAGACGGCGGTGGAGCACAGAAGCTCTGCTCGGGAAGCCGATTATGCTGAATTCAACCGGATACTGATCCGGCGGTACGTGGAGGTGCCAGCCCGTCTGTGCAAGCTGGCGGACCCGGACCATCTCAATCTGGGCATGCGTTATGCCTGGGTGGGCAGCGACGATATGCTGGAGGGCTGCGAGTGGTTTGATGTATTTTCGCTGAATTGCTATCAATTCTCTCCTGACCGGGAACAAATTGAACATATCAGCAAGGTGTTGAACAAGCCGGTAATGATCGGTGAATATCATTTCGGTGCGGCGGATGCCGGCATGCTCGCTTACGGAATCCGGGCGGTTGGAACCCAGGAGGAACGGGGACAAGCTTACCGTTATTACGTCGAGCAGGCGGCGGCGATTCCAGAGCTGATCGGTGTCCATTATTTTCAGTGGAACGATCAGCCGGTGCTTGGGCGCTTTGACGGTGAGAATTATCAAATTGGTGTGGTAGATGTCTGCAACCAGCCGTATCAGCCCTTCGTGGAGGGTGTGAAGCAGGCTCATTCCAACATGTATGAGGTGCGGACCGGCCAGGCTGAACCATATGATGTACTTCCGATTGAGATTCCCAAAACAGGATTCTGA
- a CDS encoding carbohydrate ABC transporter permease, producing the protein MYHKSKGYKIFSFFNYIFLILIALTCLLPLLHLLAQSFSSKAAVNGDLVSFWPVDFNTESYAKTFNNSNFTGSMLISVIRTVLGTLISMFVITTAGYALSKDFRGRNALMWIFVFTMLFSGGLIPSYILVSSLGLKNTIWALVLPGAFGAYNMILLMNFFKTIPKALEEAAFIDGASFFGIFWRIYLPLSLPGLATVGLFIMVGHWNSWFDGILYMSDTTQYPLASFLQTIVVQGSAQNMALSPSEAAVMSEQSIKAAQIFISTLPIILVYPFLQRFFVKGIVLGAVKE; encoded by the coding sequence GTGTATCATAAGTCCAAGGGATACAAGATTTTTTCATTCTTCAATTATATATTTCTGATTCTGATTGCCTTGACGTGCCTCTTGCCTTTGCTACATTTGCTCGCGCAATCGTTTAGCAGCAAGGCCGCCGTAAACGGTGATTTGGTATCCTTTTGGCCAGTGGATTTTAATACGGAGTCCTATGCTAAAACCTTTAATAACTCGAATTTTACCGGTTCTATGCTTATTTCAGTGATCCGGACGGTTTTGGGGACGCTGATCAGCATGTTTGTCATAACGACCGCCGGGTATGCCTTGTCAAAGGACTTCCGCGGACGCAATGCATTGATGTGGATTTTCGTCTTCACCATGCTGTTCTCCGGCGGGTTGATTCCTTCCTATATTCTGGTTAGCAGTCTTGGATTGAAGAACACCATCTGGGCGTTGGTTTTACCGGGTGCCTTTGGGGCTTACAATATGATATTGCTCATGAATTTCTTCAAGACGATTCCGAAAGCGCTTGAAGAAGCTGCATTTATTGACGGTGCTTCGTTCTTCGGCATCTTCTGGAGAATCTATCTGCCGCTGTCTCTTCCCGGCTTGGCAACCGTCGGATTGTTTATCATGGTCGGGCACTGGAATTCTTGGTTTGACGGAATTCTATATATGTCCGATACGACCCAATATCCGCTGGCTTCTTTCCTGCAGACGATAGTCGTACAGGGTTCAGCACAGAATATGGCCCTCAGTCCATCTGAGGCGGCGGTAATGTCGGAGCAAAGTATCAAGGCTGCACAAATCTTTATCAGTACTTTACCTATTATTCTTGTGTATCCCTTCCTCCAAAGGTTCTTTGTTAAAGGTATTGTTCTGGGAGCGGTAAAGGAGTAA